The nucleotide window TCCTTCAAGCTTTAAGCCAGACGCAGGCTGTCAGCTTGGCGGTACCAGCTCACGGGTTGCTTGGTCCCTTTCGCGTGGTGTGATCCCTCATTTGCATGTGTCACCCTTAACTCACCCGGTGCAGATTTCTCCCTGATGTCTCAAAGCCTCCACATGCACGCAGCTCGGTGCCAGTGGGCGCTGGTCATgttcttcctcatcttcctcgCCACTTTTGCCACGGAGTTCCGTCACGACCGCTTCGTCTTAGCGTGCACGGACAACTCCGGGCGTCCCGTCGGCGGCCCGTCGGAGGCCCGCTCTGATCCTGCGTCCAGGGGCCAGCCGGACCAACTGTAGGGTCCCATTCAAAGATGCTCAGGTTCACCTGCATGAGACGCACGTATCAGCAACTTTGAGGTATCTACTCAGTCCGAGGAAGCTGCGAGTGTCCTTTCCTCTAGTGTTACCATTAGTGACACATGATCGCCACTTCATGCAGGCACGTGTGaatgttacatgtttttttatccTCATGCATGTAAAAgtgaccttttttaaaatgccacagCAGAAATCTGGTCTGTTTATCAATCGTTGTTATGTTTAAGGGTATTTTACTTTGTAAACTAGTTTTacacttcttttttaaaagctacagagctttagattatttttttaactttccaaatgctttggttttttttgggaacTGTATTAATCTGCGGATGCTTTGACGCACGTTTGCGCAGTAGGTGATCGGTATCAATAAAAACGCAGCAAAACGTGTGCTTATAGTCCTCggtttttttctaaactgatCGGCTCCACGGGGACTGTCTCTTCAGCACAATGTTGTTCCAATGTAAAATGTCGAGATTGGATGATTCAGAGGAACCGGAAGGTTTTAGTTGAGGAAAGTCAAGTTGCTGTTAAGTGGTTAACGATTCTCCTTGAATCAGCACCTTTAGAGGAAGAGTTGGCATTTCGCTCCAAAATGGACGCGGCCATTCGCTTTCTTGCCGCGAGTTAGAGTGGAGGGGTTTGAAGACCCTCTCACAGCTGCCTGTTTAAATATGAAGGTGGAGCCAGCATTCAGTtggtttagcttagcacaaagactgaaacggtctttgtgctaagctaagtgtTAATATGGGAAATGataattttacacttttttttatttttttaattccagtACTTTTAGACTCATTGTGCTTGTTTGACTACTTTTAAgccaagaaaataaatgaatagataaataagtaaataaaggATTCACTGTTGAAAAGGCTTTGAAACACCATTTAGACATCTTTtgttgggaaataaaataatgctttATTCCCAGAGGAATGGCTCCATAtataaaggaacagttcaacattttgagaaatatgtttATTCGCTTTTTCGTTGAAAGTCAGACGAGAAGATCGATGCCGATGTCATGTCTGCACTCTTAGCTGctagttatcttagcttagcataaagactgggaacaggtgGAAACGGCTAGCATGGCTCGGtccagctgttaaaaaaaacaacaaaaaacaaacctgccTTCCAGCAACTCTGAAGCTCACAATTAACACGTTACGTTTCCTGTGAAGACATGAGAGCgctatcaatcttctcatctaactctcagcaagaaagcaaattaatTTCCCAAATTGTCGAAAATTTTCCCCTAAAATCTTAAACCaaacacataaaaccaaaactagcaTCTGTATGGCTCAACGCCGCTAGTGATAACTGAGAAACTCTTATTTTATGAGTTGTGTGAACTTACCCTTCAATAATCAAGCGTTTGCAGGTATATCCAGTATTTTTAGAAGAGACCGACTTCTGTGTGAGACAAGGCATTTTTATTGTACGTAACTTTCCTGAATAATACCAATTCTGTTTCACACATAAATCATATATTTTGGCAATTTTTAGGTAACTTTCCAAGAACCCACGTCACGTATGAACAATGAGGATGGCACATTTAAATAGACACCATTCAAAGGTGAGGGGATTAACTAAAGACATTCGAACACAGTATGAAATGATAACTTTCCTGTTGGCGGCACCTCTGCTGAGTGCATCTATACTGTTGTTCTACTTCCTAAAATATTACAGTTCAATTACTGGATAAAACGTCATACGTCTGCAACACGGGTAGAGGGAgggaaacaaatggaaaatgtcTACACGACGACGACAAGATAcaactctcactcacacacacacacacacacacgcacacttacaGTTGGAAAGTTTTGATTAACACTGAAGAGGTTCAGGACTTTCATCTAAAAGGTAAAAAGGTAGGGTAACCTCACAGGTCATGTGCAGCAACTTTTAGCtacagcttttctgttttcttcccaGTCAATCAAAAAGGTCCAATGAGAGTGATTTTCCATTTCAGCTCCTACTACGCTCTGCAGATGCGTTTCCATACATGTGAAAAGCATCCTGAGAGAACTGGAAGGATGGACTTCTCAGAGGCTGGAACCTCTTTAGCCCCACTGGTGGCTGACCGTGGCCCCAGCGGCATCTCTTTTACATCTCCGGAAATGTCGACGtagaccaaacaaaaaaaatcaagagtTGCAGAaaggtgggtgggtgggtggtttGGCGGGTGGGTGGGGgcaaagaagagaaggaaaaggtcATTATGACATGAAGTCAGAGAAGttctcctcgtcttcctccgCGCTCTACGTTAAACTCGTCCCGTCAGTTCAAGTTGGTTAAAGGATGTAATGAGGTTATAGTGGGCCCGCTCCTCATCCGTCAGCTCCATGTTTCCAGGCCTGACCACCACCAACACATTCAGCCCGGCTTCCTCGGCAGCTTTAGCCTCTGCAATGACAAATCCATGAGTGAATATATCGATCCAAAAATTGAATCCAGACTTTTAACGCCACATTAACGGAGTCCTACTGCAAGATGAGATGcaattacattgtttttttgttttttttttgcaagctgTGCTCATCCAACTAAATAAAATCTACAAAGGTTAGGCTTCCTTAAAAGGTTTCCTGTGGACATTTTGATCTCTAGCGGCGAATTTAAACATAactttggtttgtttacaagtAAACTCCACGGGACTACGGGTCCACAGCCATGTCAGCAGCCTTCTGAGGCTGCACCGAGGCACAGCGGGGGTTTGAGCGAAATGCTAACACCAGCATGTTaaaaatgttcacagtgacaatgctgaCATGTTGATCTACAGTGGATCTACAGTGGGAATAATGTATAtcgtcttagtttagcatgttacgatgctaatatttgctaatttgcactTAACACGAAGTACAGCTGAGTTTGCTGGAAATGTCCTGAGATCAAAGTTTATACGAAGCTCTGCAGATCacgaatgtctgaaccaaatttcacgGAAATCCATCAACTGGTTGTCGAGATATTtcgattaaaaaaagaaagaacaaaaaaaatctcaactctGTCCTActggtggcgctagagaaaAAAGTTACGGGGTCAACAAAGTCAGTGAAACCATGAGTGTCAGCACAAATCCATCTACAACAGCTTTTTAGTAGGACATTTTGCTGGATTAACTTGCACGTAACTGGGTGTAACTCAGCAAACCACAGTTTCATTTGCCAGTAGCAAATTcattacatactgtaactgtCTGTAAGGACTCATGCAACTTGAAAAAGCTCATTAttacaatcacaaaaaaaaataacacaagcaCTGTACTGAAGCATATTAGTGAATAAAACCCGGTTTCAGTACAACATCCGATGAAATCTCTTTCAGAGAGCACATGACTATTCCATAGAGGGAACAAATCCTGGGATCGGTGTCTGTCACAGAATTCTCATTGCTAACATACACAACTCACCTCGAGTGACGTCTGTCAAGAACGTGATTTCCTCAGGTTGACAGCCAATCCTCTCTGCAATTCTCTCGTAGCTTTTTCCATCTACTTTAGCCCCTATACTGGTGTCAAAGTGACCATCGAATAACTGAaaggattaaaaacaacacatctcaTTAGCCACGGTGTGAATAACGGCAATTTCATGAGTTTGCAATTGTCTATAgccaataaaaatatatttccgAGACAAAAGTTCCTTCACTGATCAAACAGAAAAgccagaaaaataaacctggTAAATAAAGACACGTATGTGAAGCTAACGTCGGTGTCAGTATGTGTTGAAACGATGAGTGTTAAATACGTGGCGAGAGGTGGCTGCACTTACATCTAAAACGTCTCCTTCGACCGAGTACCCGAACAGAAGCTTCTGTGCCTCCACGCTCCCAGAGGAGTAGATGTAGACTTTAAGGCCCTGCCCTCTCCATCTTTTGATGGACGGAATTACATCCTGATAGATCCTGTTTGAAACAAGCCAAACATCAGAAGATACCTACTTTTTAATAGCTTTTACGAAGCTTATTGAAACCGTTTACAGGTTCTTAAATTCCCATAACCTTTAGAAATAAAAGATTTGTAATGAATTTGAGCATTTTCAGAATGGATCATACAGAATTtcatatattaaatatttatttatatcaatcCTGTTAGGCCTGCAAAAATTAttcagactgacagaaaaataataattggcaactattttgatgattgattaatcatttcaatcatttttaaaacaaaaatgtcaaacatttacCGCTTCAAGTTTGTAATTTGGGAGGATTtagtgcttttctttctctcgtGCGACATTTCATCGActatctttaggttttggactgttggttggactaaacagaaaatgtgatgggcaccaaacgattaatcaaaataaaataattgtcagaataatggataatatataaaataatcgTTATTGCAGCCCTGGTCAGTTAACTATCACACAAGACAATGAATGAATTTTGAAGCGAGGAAAGTGATCAGCGTACTTACTCGCCTTTGATTCTCCCCGAAGCATACGCCGCCCTCCACATGTGACCCTGGAGCCGCTTGAGCGCTGTCGACTTCCTGTCTGCTGCCATCTGCCACAGCACATTATCCACCACTTCTCTAATGGCCTTCTCCTCATCTGTGTGAACCGTCTGGTCCACGGCGTGGACAGGACACGACCGGTTCTGTTTCATGTCCTCTTCAATCTGTCACAGCAGTCAGGGTTTTTGTCAAGGGAGCGTTGGAGCAGGGTTCGTGTTTGCTTTGGCAAAACATCGCGAATGATCAGGTGGATTGAAATGTTGGGGATTTGAGGGAAAGGAGATCAAAAGGTATTTCTAGATTTAATTCTTGGGTATCAGGAGCACAACGTGCTTCCTGACCCAGGAGCTTTCCACTGGgttttttattgatatttatttaatcctttttttgtcttttatactataaccacaaaagaaaacataacattttcgCAAGTACAGTGATCTAATGTTAATCTAATAGTGCCTGCTTCAAGTGTcaataaattgagaaaaattgAAGAAATGTTTGGACTCATTCCACTTTTAGCAATTttataaattcaattttttgcAGGAGAATTTGCAACGTCCTGGACCCCACGTCCTCACACTTTGGTTCTACCAGTGGCGAACCCCACATAAAAACGCCTCCCTGCTTTACCTGTTTCTTTAGGAGATGAACATCTTGTTTGCACTCGTCTTCTTCCCAGTGAGAGGACAGGTAATCCTCAAGATGCTCCTTGATGTATGGAAATAAGATATCCTGAAAATGACAGTCGGGTCATTAGGTGTATTATCAGAGCCTTCTTAGACTCACACTGTACTGGTTCGCATtcagttacaaaaaaatcaagatgACTTTCATGAAAGTCAGCCGTGCGCCGAGGAAGAAATCATTTCCTTTACTTGACCAAAAATACCAATACGACCAtctaaaagtatcaaaagtgaaagtactccCGCGGCAGAAAAATACCCCCAGTGACTAATGTATTactatatatgacattattagaacTGCTTACAACTGGTAGACCACtggtttaatatttaacaatgtgttgtatatTATAACtttgtatgtttctttttttttaaatttgtatttaaaaccTTTATCTGGAAAGCAACTGTTAGTAGAAGGTAAAGGTAGAAAGTACAATAACATGGAAAAACttaagtacctcaaaattacaGCTGCCATGACAGGTCGAtctacagaaaaataactggcaactattttgaggATCgatttaatcatttcagtcatttttcaaacaagaaatgtcaaacatttgctgctttgttttttttttttttttgggccaaacagtggggtccaaaattCTGAGACCACTTCCCCGATCATACACAGGGGTTTTGGAGCCCACTGTATATGatagttaaacaaaaatacagccGGAGTTTTGGCCTGCAGCAGGCGAAAGAAAATATTTaggatatttaaaaataatgtataaattattttaaaatttaaaatatttaaaacctttaaaaaaaaaaagaaggtatttttgcattcattcattcattcaggaCTTAAAATCGTATAAAGGCccttgtttatttcatttgtttgtttgtttattgagGAAACTGAATTCGGGGCTTTTTTGAAGACTTGCCAAGCAGACCCGCAGATTTCCTGTCTAATCAATCTGACCGCTGCATTTTAAAC belongs to Xiphias gladius isolate SHS-SW01 ecotype Sanya breed wild chromosome 20, ASM1685928v1, whole genome shotgun sequence and includes:
- the enoph1 gene encoding enolase-phosphatase E1, with product MATVPIPAGTSALLLDIEGTTTPITFVKDILFPYIKEHLEDYLSSHWEEDECKQDVHLLKKQIEEDMKQNRSCPVHAVDQTVHTDEEKAIREVVDNVLWQMAADRKSTALKRLQGHMWRAAYASGRIKGEIYQDVIPSIKRWRGQGLKVYIYSSGSVEAQKLLFGYSVEGDVLDLFDGHFDTSIGAKVDGKSYERIAERIGCQPEEITFLTDVTREAKAAEEAGLNVLVVVRPGNMELTDEERAHYNLITSFNQLELTGRV